DNA sequence from the Cellulophaga sp. HaHaR_3_176 genome:
AATTACAAAAATGAGAAATGTTGGCCCATAAAATTTTCAAACCCTATTGAAAAGGGCAAATATCTCGTCCAGATTGCTATAATTGATGTTGAAGAAGATTTTGAAAAATACAACGCATATTTTAAAGTGACCATTAATTTAATAAAGAAAACGGAACAACTAACGCCAAATTTTGTATGTGAATTGTGCGAGTAAAACTGCTTACAACACAACCTATAAACAATACGGGCTTCGGGCTTAAACGAAAGGTTTGTGTATTTTTATAAGGTCGCGAAATCTTTGGGATTTCGCTTTGACATAAAAAAGAAAAAACAAAACACAAAGATTTCGCTATGTGCGTGGCGGAAAGCAAACGCCAGTTTGCTCCCGTACTGTTCATAGCTAAACCGTTGTCATTAATAGCTCAAAAAAATAATAAAATGAAAAAAAAAGGAATAATAGTTCAAGTAGTTGGTTTACTAATAATGGGAGTTGGTATTGGATTACAACTAGCTAAAACTGAAATGTATTATTTATTTGTTACGTTTTTAGGACTTTTTGTCGTGATGGCGGGACTTTTCATAATAACTGCTGCAAAGAAAAAAGAAGACGCTATTAAAGACAACAATAAATAATCAGATTCCTGAGCAAGCTTGCGGAGATGTACTTTACTCGAACGAAATCGTTGCTTTGTGGGACTTTTTAGCTTGTTTACCCAGATGGACATCAATCAGTCGAAATTGTTGCGAAAATGGACTTTACTCGGACGGGAAAAATAAGGAAACGCAATCGTTAGTGCTTACTCGTGCATGTCGCTACTAATGACAACAAAATCTATAAACAATACGGGGACTTGGGCTTATTCGCAGGATTTGTGTATTTTTATGAAGTCCGCAAAATCTTTGGGATTTTGCTTTGTCGAGAAAAAAAAGTAAAAACAAAACCAAAAGATTTCGCTATGTGCGTGGCGGAAAGTAAACGCTAGTTTGCTCCCGTACTGTTCATAGCAAAATCGTTAGGCAACATTTGATAGAAGCACCGAGAAAACAAGAATGATATATGATAATTTAGAATATATAAGCATTGAAAACCAAAAAACTAGTTTTCCAAAACATTTTCACGAAACGTTTTGTATTTCACTTATCCACACAGGAGTTGAACAAATTGATTTTGAAAATCAAAGTCTTTTTACTGAAGCTGGAAGTATATCAATTACCAATCCCTACGAAATACATTCTAATCCTGTAATTGAGGACAAATCACTCCTTAATTTCGACACTATCTATATACCTAATGAATTGATGCAAGCGGTTTTGAATGGGGAAAACATCAAATTTGTAAACCGACAAATTAAGAGTAAAAAAGCTAACCAATTGTTCTTGAAACTAAAAAACGCTTTGGACACAAAAAATGATAAAGTAATTGAGTTTACTCTATCACAATTCGTTAATGTCTTGAAACTTTACTCTCAAGAAAATGAAAAAGAATACTCAGGGTTAAATTTCGATAGCTTTAGTAAAATTAACAACTACATTGAAAATCATATTTACGATAAAATTCAACTAAATGAATTATCAAAAATAGCAAACATAAACAAATTTGGATTTGCTAAAAAATTTAAGGCTTCAACAGGTATGACACCAATGAATTATATTTT
Encoded proteins:
- a CDS encoding AraC family transcriptional regulator, which produces MIYDNLEYISIENQKTSFPKHFHETFCISLIHTGVEQIDFENQSLFTEAGSISITNPYEIHSNPVIEDKSLLNFDTIYIPNELMQAVLNGENIKFVNRQIKSKKANQLFLKLKNALDTKNDKVIEFTLSQFVNVLKLYSQENEKEYSGLNFDSFSKINNYIENHIYDKIQLNELSKIANINKFGFAKKFKASTGMTPMNYILMRKIFSSKKAINSSSELTKIAYQYNFTDMAHFSKTFKRFIGVSPKKYKESIIAKIK